From Scytonema millei VB511283:
GATCGCGTAATCCTCTTAATATTACGGAAAATTAATAGAAAAATCAGTGAATTTAAGGATGCTCGCCTAACTGACACACAGTTAAATATAAAAGTTAAATATGTAAAACAGGAAACTTTGTAAGCTTTAACGCTATAAAAAGTTAGCCTCGCGCTAGAAACTACACGGAAGAATCACCCGATTTTTCATGCATAGGAGTATTTCTTAAATGGTTATCTCGTCCGACAATTTGCTCTTTTCTACTCACTCAAAACCAGGTACGCAAGCAGAATATTCCTTAAAGAAGAAGTATCCCCAAAAGCACGACCATTACAGCTTTGATGACTACTTCCAATTTCAACCGAACACGGGCATTGTCACCGATTGGCACGACCAGCGCCATCTATTTGCCACAGAAGACTTCATTGTAGGATTAATTGAGGGATTGGAAGAAGAAGTCGGTAGCGCTTCTACAGTCTTGATGTACAACATTGGTTTCGAGTGGGGAACCAGGGATGCCAAATTCTTTCAACAGTGGTTTGAGCGGGAATATGGCAAGAACGTCAAAGAAGTCAATTCCCTGTATATGCTAGAAGCATGGTGGTGGCCCTTCACCGCTCAAGGCTGGGGCAACTGGGAAGTCGATATGAGCGACCATAAAAACGGGTTCATGTTCGTCAACATCTTCGATTCTGCCGTAGCTAGAACGTTGGGCGATGTTGGTAAACCAGTTTGTCATATCTATGCGGGATTATTCGCTGGATTCTTCAGCGATCTTGTTAAAAAAACCTTGAGTTGCATTGAAATTCAGTGCTACTCAATGGGAGAAACATACTGTAAATTCCTCTTGGGTACAAAAGACCGAATTGATGCTGCTGCCTTCTGGCACAACGAGGGTGCTACAGCTCGCGATATTGAAAAGCGGCTGCGTCATGGAGAACGGTTAGGATGAGGAATCGAAATGTTTTGCTGTGCCAATCGGTACAGCAATTTTTGCACTCTTGTAACTGGGACGGACAAGAACTTGAGGATGCCGATTACCCGCAACATCAACTCAGCGAGGAATTTCTCTCTTCTTGGGAATGCCTGACAGTTCAACAATTCTTGCGGCTTTGTGGATGGGAAGGAGAACAACAGCCAGTCAAGAACGATTCGCCGATTCCAACGCCACTACAACATCAATCGCCGCAACAGCATTTTACTCCCATCGCCAATCCTCACGCAGCTTGGTTGCGGCTTTCAGTCAAAAAATTCTTCAGCCATTGCAATTGGCAAGGGCGACCAGTTGAGGATGTTAACTGGGGACAATTAGACCCCTATGCTCGGATGAAACAACGAGTTAAAGATTGTTTTGGGTATCTTCCTTGGGAAGGGAATCCAGAAATTGGAACTCTGCCTAGATCGGCAACTAAGCTACCTCCATCTTTAACTCCCGAACCGACCTTCTCAGACTTATCAGATCTATTCTAAAGCTGCAAATTTATGTACCCAGAAATCAGAGCCATACTTGATGATGCTGAAGAACGCTATCTTCGGCTAGAAGAAATTGTTGCTTTAAAGCATCATGTTTCCTCCCTTGCCCAACGCTTGCAAGTTTATGAATTGCTACGGGATAACGAAATTGCTATTTTTCAGCCGATCGCTGACCAACTGCTTGTAACTTTTCCCCAACACAAACAAGAAACCATCGAACGCGCCTTAAAAAATTGGCTGGGAACGCTACGTTACTGCGCGATGGCAATGTTGTTGAATAATCCCATGTTTCTCCAACATCGATTGCTGGAATGGCTGACGGACATCATTCAAGTTCACCAGACACAAGGCATTGATACAACTCTTTATCAGTTCCTCATAACTCGCTTGCCAGAAATTCTGGCTGAGGAACAAATGGCTTTGCTGCAACCGTTCCTAGCTCAAGTGGAACAAGCTGTCATGGGAACTTGTAGTGCAGCCACAGTGCCAGCATAAGCACCACTCGCCAGCATAACTCAATATTAAACAAGCAGAAGCAACAGACGAAATCATGATTACTGTCGCCGATTTAATCAAAGACGAACGCTTACCAGGAAATTATTTTGCCTTTGATGCCTACATTCAGGGTGATTTTGAATCAGGTTTACTGGAAAATCGCCACGGCGATCGCCTCATAGCAATTCCAGATACGCTCATTCAATCGATTTATGCCGCGCTTAACCAAGAAACAGGTCAAGCTTCCGGTGTAGTGCTTGCCAATTGCGGACGCTGGTGGGGCAAAAATTTCTACGCTCGGTTTGTCGAACAAGTTAGCAAGTACTACTCCAAGCCGATCAACGAAATGGAGATGGTTGAGTTTACCCAGTGTCTCAGACAGTGTTGGAAAGCTCATGGCTGGGGAACTTTTGAATTAGATTTGAGCTACTACCAACAAGGATTTTTGGTGGTGAAAACTCAGAATTCTCCCTACGCCAAGCAAGCACCTCAGAGCAAACGACCAGTGTGTCACTTTGAAGCAGGCATTCTCCGCGCTTTCTTCAGCCAACTGACAGGTCGAGAACTCCACTGTCTGCAAACAACCTGCGAATCGTTGGGAGCTGAGTACAATCACTTTGTTCTAGGTTTAGCACAACGAATCAAACCTGCTGAGGCTTGGTTAGAAGAACAGCAAGAGCATGAAATTATCATGCACCGACTTTGCAACAGTTCTAACCAATAAAGACACATCTAAATTGCATCAGAGCAATTGTCAGAAGTATTTAGATGTCAATGCCTCATTTTTGACTTTTGACTTTTAACTTTTGACTTTCTCAACGGTTAATTATTTACAATCGATAGACCGAAAAACATGGCAAAGACTGTCAGACTAGAACCAATCGGTGAAGAAACCTCCATTCAAACGAATGGCAACATCCTATCTGTTCTATTAAAAAACGAACTGAATGTGTTGCATGAGTGTGGCGGTCGAGGGATGTGCGCTACCTGCCATGTTTACATCAAAAGTGGCATGGAAGGCTTATCTTCACCCAGCCGACGCGAACGGCGTACCATTGAAGTGATTACTTCTGCTAACAATAATTCTCGCCTCGCTTGTCAAGCTTTAGTGATTGGTGAAGGTGTAGTCGTTGAATTACCTTCTGGTACGTATGTCAGTGCAATTGATGATATTGAGTCTCTCATCGGCACGCGGGCAGAACAAAATATCCTTCACCCTCTAGACGGTAGAATTCTCGTAGAAGCTGGTAAATTAGTCACTCGTTCGATGATTACTCAACTTCAAGATACTCGTACTGAGGTTGCTGAGTATCTGAATCATGCCAGCGATACCTAAGCGCCATACCATTTTAGATTTTAGATTTTGGATTGTAGAAATATTGCAGCTCGGTAATTTCAGCAATTCATACATAGCAAACCTAAAACTGAATGGTGTTATCACTAATTATTGCCCAGGAGTAGAAAAGTTTATGTTGAGTCAGTTAGCCCGCTTGACCGTAGAAGCGGACGGTCGCTACGCTACTTCAGAAGAACTCCAGTTTCTCAGAGATTACATTGAGTCTCTTGATTCTCGCGTCAGTACATATCAAAAAATTCAAGCTGCTGAGGCAGAAGTTCTCAGTCAGTTAGAGGCAAAGTGGGCTGCTAACGAGAATTTGTTTGGGCAAGGTAATAATAAGCTCAATGTTTCAACCTGCCAACGCGATCTGAAAAATATGATACGTTACACAGCCACAACTGTATTGAGTAGCGACCTCGATCGCTTGCGAGAAAGTTGTTTGCTTTGGTATCAAACTATCGTTCGTGCTTATAAATACGGACATATTGCTAACATCACTTATCCATTACTAAACGAGTTGATGAAACAGTTTCTATCTGCTGAAGAAGCAGCGCTTGCATCTCCAGTTTTAGGACTCAATCAAGTGATTTTGGGTAAAACATAACTGGTAGTTGGCAGTTGATAGTTACTAATGGCTAATTGTTCGTTGCTATTAGCTATTAGCCATTAACCATTACTCATTACCATCTAATTAATTGAAAATTCACAGTAAGTTACTATGCAAGATAATTTCACAGCACCAGCAAATAAATATCCTTGGTTAGAAAAGGTAGAAATCGCATCGGTAGTTGGTTCGATTGGCGGTGCGATCGCTTCTTTGATGCTAAATCAGGCAGCAGTTGCTGCAATTCCGCTCTCTGTCACTGTCGCACTCAATTTAACCAATCGGCGGATACTGTTAGATCATTTAAAACAACACAATCTAGCCACGATCGCTCAAGTACTACAAGAGCAGGTAAAAACTCAATCTAATCTGGAAAGACTGAGTGAAGAATTGGGAACATTTGAGCAACAAACAGAGAAAAAGCATGGTGAAGCTCAAGCTGGAATTAAGTTGTTAGACGAACATCTTCAGCTAACAAATAATAACTTGCAACAAACACGAGAAAACAGCGATCGCAGTCTTGCTCAACTCCAAGAGCAAGATGCAAACATTCAAAATCAGTTACAAACACAACTAGAAATGCTCAACCAGCAGCTAGAGCAGCTCCAGCAACAAACTAATATGCTGGTACAGGAGCAAAACAGCCGTTTGATGAACGAACAAGCTAAGATTGCCAGAACTGTAGATGCTTTGCGCGATATCGAGACTTGTACTCAAAGCTTGCGAATCAATCCAATTTCTGCCAATGCTTTCTTCAATCGTGGTTTGAGTTACCAACGCTTGGGCGATCGTGAAGCAGCAGTTGGTGATTTCACAGAAGCAATTCGAGTTAATCCTCAGTATGCAGAAGCTTTTCAAAGTCGCGGTCTTGCCCATGCCGATCTTGGCGATAAAAAAGCGGCAGTACGGGATTTACGCGAAGCCGCCAGACTATTCTTTGAGAGCGGTGAGATTGATAAATATCAAATTGCTCGCGACCTCGGTAAGAAGTTTCACGATTTAGATTCGCCTAGTGAAGCAGAAGCCCTCACAGAGGTGGCTTACGAAAGCTCAATGGCAGAATCGTTTGAAGACATTGCCTTAGAGTCTTTGTTCTCTTAATTTAGGTCACTTGAGAGGCGATCGCACGGTAACGAAATCCGGTATCGTTGCGATCGCCGCTAGCCATTAAGATATTTTTCACCCTAAAAATCATGAGTGAAACTTTACCAACTTCCTCCAAGTATCATGTTTTAAAACTAGTTGGACAAGGACAATTTGGACGAGTTTACTGTGCCATTGATAAAAAAAATGGTAAGACTGTAGCACTTAAAGAACTCGATCAACAACGTTTTCCCACGAAAAAGTTTCTACGAGAATTACACTTTTTATCTAGCTTACAGCATCCTAATATTATTTCTTTTCAAGGTATAGAGCATATAAAAAATGCAAGATTCCTAGTTATGGATTATTGCGAAGCTGGAACTTTGCGGAATTTCATGCAAAGCGATGACTTTAATCTCATTCACGGTTTGAAATTTATTACAGATATTCTTGCTGGACTAGAACACGCACACACTCGTGGCGTTGTTCACTGCGATATTAAGCCAGAAAATATTTTAATCAGTATAGGTTCTACTAGCTACTTAGCTCGGATTTCTGATTTTGGTTTAGCAAGAGTTTGTCAAGAAATTTCTACAGATAAAATTATTTGTACTGGTTCTCCTGCATATATGGCTCCAGAAAGATTTTACGGTAAATCTTCTCCAGCTTCAGATCTTTATGCCGTTGGAGTCATGCTGTACGAGTTGGTTTTGGGATTTCGTCCTTTTTCAGGAATGCCAGGAGAATTAATGACAGCCCACATGAATCAGGCTGTGGAAATTCCTAGCGCTGTTCCGCTCTTACTACGTTCGACAATCTCCACTGCCATGCAAAAATTCCCTAACAAGCGTTTTCCGTCAGCATCTGAGATGAAGAAGTCAGTTCAATTAGCAATAGAAGTAGAAAAAGTAACGTATGGTAATATTCCCCCTCTAAATCTACCTTCTAATATTCCTTCATTTTCTTATTTAAATAGTACGCAAGCTTAGCAAGCTAGTAAATTATCCAACTGCGATCGCTATATTTTCTATTTAAGAGTTTACTTATCTTTTTTGCAGCGTTACACAACCTTTACTATCAATTAATATCATGAGCTACTTAGTCAAGCCTGGGTTTTCAACTTGCTATTATATTCGGAAACTCCTACTTCAAAATGAAGATGAATTAAAAGCAATCTTGAGTCAAAAAACTGGTTTTTGCTTCAATACGCAAGAAACTTTAGAAAAGCTTCTAAGAGGAATTTATCTAGAAGAAACTATCGAGCAACTTTTACAAACTCTTTATGCCGATACCACTGAAATTTCTACTAAAGTTGAAAAACTAGAAGTTTTAGTAGCCAATCATCAAAGAATTTCTGTAGAAAGTCCCCATAACTATCAAGGATTAGGCGATATTAAACGCCAGATTTTATGGATTTTGGGTTTTAAGCGAGTAGCTGTCAAGATTGAAGATATAGTTCAAGCTCTGATTCAACTAAATGAATATAGTATCAATTACATAGGACGCACGTTGACTGTCAACACGTGGAAATCAACTCGTCCTGATTTTGAATGGCTCAATTTATTTGAGTTCGACCGTTTTGGCAAAATCACCTTTGCCGGACAAGGAAAGGATGTAGCCAATATCGAACAACTCAATTGGATACAAGAATGGATTGTTGGTTACGTCTGTCAAGTCGCTCAGTTCATCCGCGACTTTACAACTACAATTGAATATAAAAAAATTGGTGAATTACCCGAAGGAGTCTTGATTACTCAAGTTACTTCTTACTCTCACTGGGTTGCTGCAAAACCGCGGTCGGCGCAAGTTTGACAGCGATCGGTTATCAGTTATCAGCTGCCATCGACTAAGAAGCAAGTAAGAATGGTTTGGCTAGGACAAAACTAGCGATAGATTTAGCGTCTACTGATTGCCCGGCGAGAATGGCTTGTTCTAGTTCCTGGGGTGACATGAAGACAATTTCTAGATCTTCATCTGCATCTTGACTGGGAGGTACATCTAAGGGAACTAAATCTTGCGCTAAAAAACTATAAATAATTTCATCAGAATAACCAGGGGCGAGAAAAAACTGTCCTAGATTTTGCCATTTCTGAGCGCGATAACCTGTCTCTTCCTCAATTTCTCTTTGAATTGTTTCAAAAGGTGTTTCATTAGGCTCTACAGTCCCAGCCGGGAATTCTAAAATTCTGCCTTGTACGGCAAAGCGATATTGCCGCAATAGAATTAATTTACCTTCTGGAGTCACAGGGACAGCTAAAGCGCCTCCAGGATGGCGGACGCATTCCCAATCGCCTTCAACTTGGTTGGGTAAACGATAGCGATTGACTTCAAAGCTAAATTTACGCCCTTGGTAAAACAGGCGATGTTTGAGCAACTGTGGAGGTTCTTGCATCATATGAGGGAGTAGGGAGTGGCTGGTGGCTGGTGACTGGACTCTTTTCTAGTCACTAGTCACGAATAACTAGTCACTGATAACTGACTCCAGTACAGTCTACAGCTTGGAGTAGCGTGGCGATCGCTTTACCGGATACAGGATCGATCCAATTTGGGGCAATTTCTGCTAGTGGAACGAGAACAAAGGCGCGTTCTCTCATGCGGGGATGAGGAAGGGTAAGGCTAGGAGTGTCGAGAATGAGATCGTCGTACAACAACAAGTCAATGTCAAGCGTTCTCGCCCCCCAGCGTTCTTGGCGCACGCGCCCGAATTTTGCTTCGGTTATCAGTAGAATATCTAACAATGCCTGCGGTGACAGTTGAACTTGAAGCACTGCACAACCATTAATATAATCTGGCTGTGGTGGTCCTACTGCTTTTGTGCGATACCAGCTAGACTTTGACACAATTGCAATCTCAGGTAAATCTGACAAAGTTGCTAAAGCAGCCTCTACAATAGCCAAAGAATCACCAAGATTACTTCCCAGGGCGATCGCGCAATTAGTAATTGGTAGTTGGTAGTTGGTAGTTGGTAGTTGGTAGTTGGTCACTGATAACTGACAACTGATAACTGTTTAATAGTGTGTCACTTAAGACTCCATTCTTAAACAGGGATTAAAATATGCAAGACGGTTATAGCTTTGAAATGGGACTCGTAGTTGTTACGAGCGATCGCGTTGGTGTGATGGGATTTATCCGCTATTTTTAGGAGTGAACAACCAAAGCTGATGGAACCAGATTCAACAGGGCAAAGTTCATCTGGAAAATTTTCCGATCGCCACCAAAGTGGGCGATCTTCAGGTAGTTCCCAGACATCTTCTATTAAATCTCGCTACAAACCCCTCTACTTTCGGTTCTGGTTTTGGTTGCTTGTGGGTTTTGGCGGCGGGCTAGCAGCATTGAGTAGTGTTTGGTTATCTATAGAGAGTAGTCTACCACCTGCTGATGAGTTATCCGCTACCGTGCGGAGTCAAACGCTGACGATCGCGGCTGGGGATGGCACAATTTTACAGCAGCAAGGTCCAGCAACTAGAGAACCGTTGAAAATAGGGCAAATTCCCAAGCCTCTAGTTCAAGCTTTTATTGCTTCGGAAGACAGGCGCTTTTATCAACATCGCGGTTTCGATCGCCAGGGAATTGTCAGGGCAGTCTGGGCAAATTTGCGCTCTGCTAATTTAGTAGAAGGTGGTAGTACCATTACGCAACAACTGGCACGAATTCTTTTTTTAAACCAAGAGCGCAGTCTGTGGCGCAAGCTCAAAGAGATTCGTCTAGCGATGAAACTTGAAGAGAATTTGAGCAAAGACCAAATTTTAGAGCGTTATCTCAACTCAGTTTATTTGGGACAAGGGGCTTATGGGGTAGCAGACGCGGCTTGGGTTTATTTCAGCAAGTCAGTTAATCAGCTTACACTCTCTGAGATGGCGACAATTGCTGGACTAGCACCAGCACCCAATTTTTATTCTCCTACAGTGAATAAATCGGCAGCAATTGGGCGGCGCAACTTAGTATTGCAGCGGATGCAGGAGGATGGAGTCATTACTGCATCTGAGGCGATGGCAGCGAAAAATGCACCTTTAACAGTAAAAACAAGTTCTCCCAAACGGCTTCAAGCTAAAGCTTCCTACTTTACTACCTACATTCAACGAGAACTACCCAAATACGTTCCTGCGGATGTCCTTAAAGCAGGCGGGCTGACTGTAGAAACTAGCCTCAATCCTAAATGGCAGCAAGCAGCGGAAGCAGTTGTGTTAAAAACTGTAACCGAGAATGGAAAATGGCAAAGATTCGAGCAAGCCGCACTAGTAGCGATCGATCCTCGTAACGGCGAAGTGAGGGCAATGGTGGGGGGAACGGATTTCGGAAAACACCAGTTCAATCGCGCTACCCAAGCCCAAAGACAACCAGGATCGACATTCAAAGGATTTGTCTATACAGCTGCGATCGCTAGCGGTCTTTCTCCTTACAAACAATACCTCGACTCTCCCTTTAAAGTCGATGGTTACGAACCGAAAAACTTCAGCGAAAGGTTTCGGGGCGAAATGTCGATGCGGGATGCCCTCGCTGCTTCAATTAACGTAGTGGCAGTCAAGGTATTAATGGATGTAGGCTTCGATCCTACAATTAAACTCGCCCAATCGATGGGAATTAAATCGCCCTTAATCCCTGCCTATTCCCTAGCTTTAGGTTCGGCAGAAGTCAATTTGTTGGAATTGAGCAGCGCCTATGGTTCTTTAGCGACCGGGGGAATGCATACAGCAGCTCATGGCATCCGGCGAATTCGCGATCGCAGCGGTAATATTATCTACGATGCTAAGTTTACATCTCAGCGCGTTTTAGACCCAGATAGTGCGGCGATCGCCACTTGGATGTTAAGAAATGTCATCACTGCTGGAACTGGCGGTGCGGCAGCTTTGGCAGATCGTTCTGTCGCAGGTAAAACTGGTACATCAGACAAAGCTCGCGATTTATGGTTCGTCGGCTACATTCCCCAACTCGTTACCGGAGTTTGGTTAGGAAACGATAACAATCAACCCACAGCAGGTAGTAGCAGCACGGCAGCCTATGCCTGGAATCGGTTTATGGTGCAAGCCGTGGAAGGCATGGAAGTAGAGAAATTTGCTGCTTTACCCAACTTAGACAACCGCAAACCTAGTATTAAACGACAGCCAGTTAAACCCAGAAGAATATCGATTGGCAAAATCACCGACCAAAATAGCGAAGGTGGTTCTCTACGCCAAGGCGAAAACTCAGAAAATT
This genomic window contains:
- a CDS encoding serine/threonine-protein kinase — its product is MSETLPTSSKYHVLKLVGQGQFGRVYCAIDKKNGKTVALKELDQQRFPTKKFLRELHFLSSLQHPNIISFQGIEHIKNARFLVMDYCEAGTLRNFMQSDDFNLIHGLKFITDILAGLEHAHTRGVVHCDIKPENILISIGSTSYLARISDFGLARVCQEISTDKIICTGSPAYMAPERFYGKSSPASDLYAVGVMLYELVLGFRPFSGMPGELMTAHMNQAVEIPSAVPLLLRSTISTAMQKFPNKRFPSASEMKKSVQLAIEVEKVTYGNIPPLNLPSNIPSFSYLNSTQA
- a CDS encoding NUDIX hydrolase translates to MMQEPPQLLKHRLFYQGRKFSFEVNRYRLPNQVEGDWECVRHPGGALAVPVTPEGKLILLRQYRFAVQGRILEFPAGTVEPNETPFETIQREIEEETGYRAQKWQNLGQFFLAPGYSDEIIYSFLAQDLVPLDVPPSQDADEDLEIVFMSPQELEQAILAGQSVDAKSIASFVLAKPFLLAS
- a CDS encoding 2Fe-2S iron-sulfur cluster-binding protein — encoded protein: MAKTVRLEPIGEETSIQTNGNILSVLLKNELNVLHECGGRGMCATCHVYIKSGMEGLSSPSRRERRTIEVITSANNNSRLACQALVIGEGVVVELPSGTYVSAIDDIESLIGTRAEQNILHPLDGRILVEAGKLVTRSMITQLQDTRTEVAEYLNHASDT
- a CDS encoding phycobilisome protein; protein product: MYPEIRAILDDAEERYLRLEEIVALKHHVSSLAQRLQVYELLRDNEIAIFQPIADQLLVTFPQHKQETIERALKNWLGTLRYCAMAMLLNNPMFLQHRLLEWLTDIIQVHQTQGIDTTLYQFLITRLPEILAEEQMALLQPFLAQVEQAVMGTCSAATVPA
- a CDS encoding tetratricopeptide repeat protein gives rise to the protein MQDNFTAPANKYPWLEKVEIASVVGSIGGAIASLMLNQAAVAAIPLSVTVALNLTNRRILLDHLKQHNLATIAQVLQEQVKTQSNLERLSEELGTFEQQTEKKHGEAQAGIKLLDEHLQLTNNNLQQTRENSDRSLAQLQEQDANIQNQLQTQLEMLNQQLEQLQQQTNMLVQEQNSRLMNEQAKIARTVDALRDIETCTQSLRINPISANAFFNRGLSYQRLGDREAAVGDFTEAIRVNPQYAEAFQSRGLAHADLGDKKAAVRDLREAARLFFESGEIDKYQIARDLGKKFHDLDSPSEAEALTEVAYESSMAESFEDIALESLFS
- a CDS encoding transglycosylase domain-containing protein, with translation MEPDSTGQSSSGKFSDRHQSGRSSGSSQTSSIKSRYKPLYFRFWFWLLVGFGGGLAALSSVWLSIESSLPPADELSATVRSQTLTIAAGDGTILQQQGPATREPLKIGQIPKPLVQAFIASEDRRFYQHRGFDRQGIVRAVWANLRSANLVEGGSTITQQLARILFLNQERSLWRKLKEIRLAMKLEENLSKDQILERYLNSVYLGQGAYGVADAAWVYFSKSVNQLTLSEMATIAGLAPAPNFYSPTVNKSAAIGRRNLVLQRMQEDGVITASEAMAAKNAPLTVKTSSPKRLQAKASYFTTYIQRELPKYVPADVLKAGGLTVETSLNPKWQQAAEAVVLKTVTENGKWQRFEQAALVAIDPRNGEVRAMVGGTDFGKHQFNRATQAQRQPGSTFKGFVYTAAIASGLSPYKQYLDSPFKVDGYEPKNFSERFRGEMSMRDALAASINVVAVKVLMDVGFDPTIKLAQSMGIKSPLIPAYSLALGSAEVNLLELSSAYGSLATGGMHTAAHGIRRIRDRSGNIIYDAKFTSQRVLDPDSAAIATWMLRNVITAGTGGAAALADRSVAGKTGTSDKARDLWFVGYIPQLVTGVWLGNDNNQPTAGSSSTAAYAWNRFMVQAVEGMEVEKFAALPNLDNRKPSIKRQPVKPRRISIGKITDQNSEGGSLRQGENSENYQPTRRRRRRDRQSQELRHSRWRSRLQRQTPAADPQRYNRLMDRLRQNRIPRQPSLFPSQETPTDRE
- a CDS encoding V4R domain-containing protein, with the translated sequence MVISSDNLLFSTHSKPGTQAEYSLKKKYPQKHDHYSFDDYFQFQPNTGIVTDWHDQRHLFATEDFIVGLIEGLEEEVGSASTVLMYNIGFEWGTRDAKFFQQWFEREYGKNVKEVNSLYMLEAWWWPFTAQGWGNWEVDMSDHKNGFMFVNIFDSAVARTLGDVGKPVCHIYAGLFAGFFSDLVKKTLSCIEIQCYSMGETYCKFLLGTKDRIDAAAFWHNEGATARDIEKRLRHGERLG
- the folK gene encoding 2-amino-4-hydroxy-6-hydroxymethyldihydropteridine diphosphokinase; the protein is MTNYQLPTTNYQLPITNCAIALGSNLGDSLAIVEAALATLSDLPEIAIVSKSSWYRTKAVGPPQPDYINGCAVLQVQLSPQALLDILLITEAKFGRVRQERWGARTLDIDLLLYDDLILDTPSLTLPHPRMRERAFVLVPLAEIAPNWIDPVSGKAIATLLQAVDCTGVSYQ
- a CDS encoding V4R domain-containing protein encodes the protein MITVADLIKDERLPGNYFAFDAYIQGDFESGLLENRHGDRLIAIPDTLIQSIYAALNQETGQASGVVLANCGRWWGKNFYARFVEQVSKYYSKPINEMEMVEFTQCLRQCWKAHGWGTFELDLSYYQQGFLVVKTQNSPYAKQAPQSKRPVCHFEAGILRAFFSQLTGRELHCLQTTCESLGAEYNHFVLGLAQRIKPAEAWLEEQQEHEIIMHRLCNSSNQ